From the genome of Thermodesulfovibrionales bacterium:
AAACCTTCTGGAGGGAAAGTCCGGAATCAGTCCTGTTGAGTCCTTTGATACATCCAATTACCCTACCCATAACGGAGGCGAGGTTAAAATTTTTAAACCAGAAGAGTTTATTTCTCAGGAAAGATTAGTCTTTTTGAATCGTACTAGTCAAATGGCGATTGCAGCATCACTGTTGGCAATAAGGGATGCTGGCTTAATCGGTGAAATTAATAAATATCGTATAACTGTCTCATTTGGAACTACTTTAGGAGATGCTCAAACAATTGAACCTATTGATAACGATTTACTTAAAGCTACGAGCATTTCTAAATATCTATGTTATCAAATATCTACCCATTCTGCCCCATCAAATATTGCTAAAGTTCTAAATTTACAAAAACCCATATTTATGTTTTCTACAGCTTGTGCTGCAGGTAACTATGCAATTGGATATGGTTATGATATGATTATGCTTGATAAAACAGATATAGTAATTGCCGGGGCATGTGATGCTATGTCCAGAATTGAATTTACAGGTTTTAATCAATTTAATGCGGTTGCGCCTGACAAATGTCAACCCTTTGATAAAAATAGAAAAGGTATGATGCTCGCTGAAGGCTCTGGTGTTTTAGTTTTAGAGTCTCTTGAGATGGCAATCAAAAGAAAAGCTAAAATTTATGGTGAAATAATAGGTTACGGTCTCAGCTGTGATGCCCATCATATGACAACACCTACTGTAGAAGGTATCGCAGCATGTATGAGAAAAGCAATGAAGGAAGCAAATATTAGCATAAATGATGTAGATTATATATGTGCCCATGGAACAGGAACTCTTATGAATGATAAAAACGAATGCGCAGCTATCAGAGAGGTCTTTGGACCAAGGTATAAGGAGATTCCTGTTAGCTCCATTAAATCCATGCTCGGTCATACAATGGGTGCGGCCTCTGCACTTGAGGCTGTTGCCTGTGCCCTTGTTGTACAAAATGACATTATACCTCCAACCATAAATTATGAAACACCTGATCCTGAATGTGATATAGACTGTGTTCCAAATAAAGCAAGACATCACAGAGTAAATATTGCATTGAATAATTCTTTTGCCTTCGGAGGCAACAATGCCTGTCTTGTAATAAAAAA
Proteins encoded in this window:
- a CDS encoding beta-ketoacyl-[acyl-carrier-protein] synthase family protein; translation: MKRRVVITGLGVISSIGIGWRDFWKNLLEGKSGISPVESFDTSNYPTHNGGEVKIFKPEEFISQERLVFLNRTSQMAIAASLLAIRDAGLIGEINKYRITVSFGTTLGDAQTIEPIDNDLLKATSISKYLCYQISTHSAPSNIAKVLNLQKPIFMFSTACAAGNYAIGYGYDMIMLDKTDIVIAGACDAMSRIEFTGFNQFNAVAPDKCQPFDKNRKGMMLAEGSGVLVLESLEMAIKRKAKIYGEIIGYGLSCDAHHMTTPTVEGIAACMRKAMKEANISINDVDYICAHGTGTLMNDKNECAAIREVFGPRYKEIPVSSIKSMLGHTMGAASALEAVACALVVQNDIIPPTINYETPDPECDIDCVPNKARHHRVNIALNNSFAFGGNNACLVIKKYIN